The following proteins come from a genomic window of Aspergillus luchuensis IFO 4308 DNA, chromosome 3, nearly complete sequence:
- a CDS encoding uncharacterized protein (COG:S;~EggNog:ENOG410PN7Z;~TransMembrane:7 (o12-32i44-70o90-114i126-156o176-200i212-232o252-273i)), with the protein MAIYGGAAPSLAGSVIMLTTLALLTYGLRVYCRVTRKSWSVEDWIMTAALVPFAVLVAGCLGGAFNGIGIRDSVLAEPQNVKYQGEGQKFFLIFEVGYCSAIIPIKLSISWMLIRVAEGRKAYLYVQYVVIVVFVLMNIIALIFILINCIPVEAAWDTSLLAKGGHCQPSYVLADVYYACTAVNILTDWVTAFMPVPLLWNVQLNRNTKISIVGLMGLGVFASMSACVRLKYTVALTSQSNYLYSVTNVVIWGFAENALGMIVGNVATLRPLFRILRDRKTSSNNRYNSRGYYSSQRTGPANLYSRNYELAEQGKHTNKITTTSVPDHTRRPSQMSDGDSQKQILAGGTPPGDTDILVSRQVIVAYD; encoded by the exons ATGGCCATCTACGGTGGTGCAGCGCCTTCGCTGGCGGGCAGTGTCATCATGTTGACGACGCTGGCGTTATTGACTTATGGCCTGCGGGTTTACTGCCGAGTGACCAGGAAATCATGGAGTGTGGAGGATTGGATCATGACGGCTGCattg GTGCCTTTCGCCGTGCTAGTAGCTGGATGTCTTGGTGGTGCTTTCAATGGCATTGGTATTCGTGATTCTGTATTGGCAGAGCCACAGAATGTCAAAtaccaaggagaaggacagAAG TTTTTCCTCATTTTCGAAGTCGGTTACTGTTCTGCCATTATTCCCATCAAGCTCAGTATCAGCTGGATGTTGATCCGAGTGGCCGAGGGTCGCAAAGCGTACCTCTACGTGCAATACGTGGTGATTGTTGTCTTTGTGCTGATGAATATCATCgcattaatctttattttgaTTAACTGCATCCCTGTTGA GGCGGCCTGGGATACCTCACTACTCGCCAAGGGAGGACACTGCCAACCATCCTACGTGTTGGCCGATGTCTACTACGCCTGCACGGCTGTTAACATTCTCACTGACTGGGTGACGGCTTTCAT GCCTGTACCTCTCCTATGGAATGTCCAACTGAACCGCAACACCAAGATTTCGATTGTCGGCCTAATGGGCCTGGGTGTCTT CGCCTCTATGTCCGCCTGCGTCCGTCTCAAATACACCGTCGCCCTAACCAGCCAATCCAACTACCTCTACAGCGTCACCAACGTGGTGATTTGGGGATTCGCCGAAAACGCCCTGGGCATGATCGTCGGCAACGTCGCGACGCTGCGCCCACTATTCCGCATCCTCCGCGACCGCAAGACATCGTCGAACAACCGATACAACTCCCGGGGATACTACAGCTCTCAGCGCACGGGACCGGCAAACCTGTATTCTCGCAATTACGAGCTGGCTGAGCAGGGAAAGCACACCAACAAGATCACCACTACCTCGGTACCCGATCATACGCGACGACCTAGTCAGATGAGCGATGGAGATAGTCAGAAGCAAATTCTTGCGGGCGGAACTCCTCCGGGCGATACGGATATTCTTGTTAGTCGGCAAGTTATTGTGGCGTATGATTAG
- a CDS encoding carbonic anhydrase (COG:P;~EggNog:ENOG410PNV3;~InterPro:IPR036874,IPR015892,IPR001765;~PFAM:PF00484;~go_function: GO:0004089 - carbonate dehydratase activity [Evidence IEA];~go_function: GO:0008270 - zinc ion binding [Evidence IEA];~go_process: GO:0015976 - carbon utilization [Evidence IEA]): MAVTDLTPQASKKEGDTYTKALTLNHLWAAKTTLQNPSLFPTLARAQHPQILWIGCSDSRCPETTFLDLNPGDVFVHRNIANVVNSQDVNCAAVVEYAVCHLRVKHVVVCGHTCCGGVGAVLASSSSQEGKGDQSVLDAWLRPVKRVRDRHASELGGIHGEYERGVRLVELNVLEGVKVLKGMEVVREAVERGEVQVHGVVYDVGCGVVRELEVE; this comes from the exons ATGGCCGTCACAG ACCTCACACCCCAAGCCTctaaaaaagaaggagataCATACACCAAAGCCCTAACCCTCAACCACCTCTGGGCCGCAAAAACCACCCTCCAAAACCCCTCCCTGTTCCCTACCCTCGCGCGCGCCCAACACCCTCAAATCCTCTGGATAGGATGCTCCGATTCACGGTGTCCGGAGACCACTTTCCTCGATCTAAATCCAGGCGACGTCTTCGTGCATCGCAACATCGCCAACGTGGTGAATAGCCAGGATGTGAATTGcgctgcggtggtggagtACGCGGTGTGTCATTTACGGGTTAAGCATGTGGTTGTTTGTGGACATACGTGTTGTGGGGGGGTTGGGGCTGTCCTTGctagttcttcttctcaggagggaaagggggaTCAGAGTGTGCTGGATGCGTGGTTGAGGCCAGTGAAGAGGGTTAGGGATAGGCATGCGAGTGAGTTGGGGGGAATACATGGGGAGTATGAGAGGGGGGTCAGGTTGGTGGAGTTGAATgtgttggagggggtgaaggtgcTGAAGGGAATGGAGGTTGTGAGGGAGgcggtggagaggggggaagtgcAGGTTCATGGGGTGGTTTATGATGTGGGTTgtggggtggtgagggagttGGAGGTTGAATAG